Proteins encoded by one window of Carassius auratus strain Wakin unplaced genomic scaffold, ASM336829v1 scaf_tig00028729, whole genome shotgun sequence:
- the LOC113079613 gene encoding uncharacterized protein LOC113079613, giving the protein VSDVYSTETEISLMEGDSVILHTNVTEIQRDDLILWTFRINSSETRIAEIYKQIVSVYDNKENNERFRDRLKIDEQTGSLTITNINKLHSGLYKLQIIRGDVKHKSFSIDVYALLTVPVISDSPQNPSVSGRSSVSNCSLLCSAVNVSAVTLSRYKGNSLLSSISVSDLSISLSLPLELECLDDSYSCVVAYSFTNQTKHLNNTDLCQTCSGYTGYQ; this is encoded by the exons gTGTGTCTGATGTTTATTCAACTGAAACAGAGATATCattgatggagggagattctgttatTCTACACACTAATGttactgaaatacagagagaTGATCTGATACTGTGGACATTTAGAATTAATAGTTCAGAGACTCGTATCGCTGAAATCTATAAACAGATTGTCTCTGTGTATGATAATAAAGAGAataatgagagattcagagacagactaaaGATAGATGAGCAGAcaggatctctgaccatcacaaacatcaacaAATtacactctggactttataaactacagatcatcagAGGAGATGTCAAACACAAGAGCTTCAGTATTGATGTCTATG CTCTACTGACTGTTCCAGTCATCAGTGATTCTCCTCAAAACCCATCAGTGTCTGGAAGATCTTCAGTGTCtaattgttcactgctgtgttcagctgtgaatgtgagtgctgtgactctctcccggtacaaaggaaacagtttattgtccagcatcagtgtgtctgatctcagcatcagtctctctctacctctggagctTGAGTGTCTGGATGATTCGTACAGCTGTGTTGTGGCTTATTCATTCACTAACCAGACTAAACATCTCAACAACACTGATCTCTGCCAGACGTGTTCAG gttacactggctaccagtag
- the LOC113079616 gene encoding CD48 antigen-like, whose product MHSDAAFICLWILITNGVFGDTDEVKSVSVTEGDSVSLNTDVKVQRDYMIMWTFGPQNTRIAEIIKRDQMNFIFVSNDEIFRDKLQMDNQTGSLTIRNIRSEHSGLYKLTVISGNNSLKSFSLTVYAPLPSPVITRDTSDCSSSSSSSSSKRSSVSRCSLLCSAVNVSAVTLSWYKGNSLLSSISVSDLSISLSLPLEVEYQENNIYSCVINNPITNQTTHLDITQLCHTCSEPLRSYFIPLVVGLLLLAVFLGVILFWHIKKRKQTAQPGKYYCDCIYSSL is encoded by the exons ATGCATTCAGATGCTGCTTTCATCTGTCTATGGATTCTTATCACAAATG gtgtgtttggtgatacagatgaagtgaagtcagtgtcagtgactgaAGGAGATTCTGTCTCTCTAAACACGGATGTTAAAGTACAGAGAGATTACATGATTATGTGGACGTTTGGACCTCAAAACACTCGAATAGCTGAAATCATTAAAAGAGACCAAATGAACTTTATTTTTGTCAGTAATGATGAGATATTCAGAGACAAACTCCAgatggacaatcaaactggatctctgaccatcagaaacatcagatctgaacactctggactttataaactgaCCGTCATCAGTGGAAACAACTCACTGAAGAGCTTCAGTCTTACTGTGTATG CTCCTCTTCCCTCTCCTGTCATCACCAGAGACACTTCAGActgttcttcatcatcttcatcatcctcatctaaACGTTCATCAGTGTCCagatgttcactgctgtgttcagctgtgaatgtgagtgctgtgactctctcctggtacaaaggaaacagtttattgtccagcatcagtgtgtctgatctcagcatcagtctctctctacctctggaggtggaatatcaggagaacaacatctacagctgtgtgatcaacaatcccatcacaaaccagaccacacatctggacatcactcaactctgtcacacgTGTTCAG AACCTCTCCGCTCCTATTTCATACCACTGGTAGTTGGTTTATTGTTGCTGGCTGTTTTTTTGGGCGTGATTCTATTTTGGCACATCAAGAAGCGTAAACAAACTGCACAACCTGGCAAGTATTACTGCGACTGCATATATTCATCTTTGTGA